A part of Pseudoalteromonas arctica A 37-1-2 genomic DNA contains:
- the murB gene encoding UDP-N-acetylmuramate dehydrogenase yields the protein MAHSLHSLHTFALNSQCQNFVEITQLEQLKTQSFSAPFCLLGEGSNTVFLNDYMGTVIKIALKGIKITERGSDTLISIAAGENWHQLVSYLLEENIPGLENLALIPGTVGASPVQNIGAYGVEIAKFVELVEYFEITTKTMHSLNNEQCEFAYRDSIFKNALKNKAVITQVHLALPKKWQPVLSYGPLQQLDIITPQAVFDQVMKTRNSKLPNPYTLANAGSFFKNPIITNQQLAELLKEFADLPHYEYGQSHHKVAAGWLIDKSGLKGHREAGIEVHQQQALVLVNHGNSEGIDLIKMIKHIQQVVYTRYSIMLEHEVRLIDARSECHINAEPEQ from the coding sequence GTGGCGCATTCATTACACTCCTTACATACATTCGCATTAAACAGCCAATGCCAAAATTTTGTTGAAATTACTCAGCTTGAGCAACTTAAAACGCAAAGTTTTAGTGCACCGTTTTGTTTGCTAGGCGAGGGCAGTAATACCGTATTTTTAAATGACTACATGGGTACGGTTATAAAAATAGCCTTAAAAGGCATTAAAATTACCGAGCGTGGGAGCGACACACTAATAAGTATTGCTGCAGGCGAAAACTGGCATCAACTAGTCAGTTATTTATTAGAGGAAAATATACCCGGGCTTGAAAATCTAGCACTTATACCGGGCACTGTTGGCGCATCACCGGTACAAAATATTGGTGCTTATGGCGTTGAGATAGCTAAATTTGTCGAGTTGGTAGAATACTTCGAAATAACCACTAAAACGATGCACTCACTAAATAACGAGCAATGTGAATTTGCTTACAGAGACTCAATATTTAAAAATGCTCTCAAAAATAAAGCGGTGATCACGCAAGTGCATTTAGCGCTCCCAAAAAAATGGCAACCAGTATTAAGTTATGGCCCTTTGCAGCAGCTAGATATTATTACTCCGCAAGCAGTATTCGATCAGGTTATGAAAACGCGTAATAGCAAATTACCTAACCCATATACACTTGCCAATGCGGGTAGCTTTTTTAAAAACCCAATAATAACCAACCAGCAGTTAGCTGAGCTATTAAAGGAATTTGCAGATTTACCTCATTACGAATATGGACAAAGCCATCACAAGGTCGCAGCAGGTTGGCTAATCGATAAAAGTGGTTTAAAGGGGCACCGCGAGGCCGGTATCGAAGTGCATCAACAACAAGCATTAGTACTTGTTAATCACGGAAATAGTGAGGGTATTGACCTAATAAAAATGATTAAACACATTCAGCAAGTGGTTTATACGCGTTACAGCATTATGCTAGAACACGAAGTGCGTTTAATAGATGCGCGCAGCGAATGCCATATTAACGCGGAGCCTGAGCAATGA
- the birA gene encoding bifunctional biotin--[acetyl-CoA-carboxylase] ligase/biotin operon repressor BirA: MKAPDGNKLAILNALNQGGFVSGQALGEKLGISRAAVSKHIKTLQEMGLDIFKVTGKGYCLNSQVGLLNKTQIDQHYKALGANTADVEVHPIIDSTNSELMRRIQAKTALESGTVIVAEMQQAGRGRRGRVWQSPFGANLYYSYFWRLDDGLQAAMGVSIAVGLAVYDAIKALYQIDVELKWPNDIYINKQKLAGVLVELDGQPQGPCQLVIGIGINLQMPESFSQHIDQAWTDLNQHTQKLDKNQLVASLTYHLEQRLVQYRQTGLQDMYEQWNSLNAFAGDYVELNTGHRSWRGICEGIDPQGGIRIRQDGEVKSYYGGEVSLRKAQV; this comes from the coding sequence ATGAAAGCACCTGATGGAAACAAACTCGCTATTTTAAATGCACTTAACCAAGGGGGCTTTGTATCTGGCCAAGCCTTGGGTGAAAAGCTAGGAATTAGCCGAGCTGCGGTGAGTAAACATATCAAAACGTTACAAGAAATGGGCTTGGATATTTTTAAAGTGACTGGCAAAGGCTACTGTTTGAATAGTCAGGTGGGCCTTTTAAATAAAACACAAATTGATCAGCACTACAAAGCGCTAGGTGCTAATACTGCCGATGTAGAAGTACACCCTATTATTGATTCGACCAACAGCGAGCTTATGCGCCGTATACAGGCTAAAACAGCGCTTGAGTCTGGCACTGTTATTGTTGCTGAAATGCAGCAAGCAGGGCGTGGCCGACGCGGCCGTGTTTGGCAATCCCCATTTGGCGCTAATTTGTATTACAGTTACTTTTGGCGTTTAGATGACGGGCTTCAAGCTGCAATGGGTGTATCAATTGCGGTAGGCCTTGCTGTTTATGATGCAATTAAAGCGTTATACCAAATTGACGTAGAGCTTAAATGGCCTAACGATATTTATATAAATAAACAAAAACTTGCAGGTGTATTGGTTGAATTAGATGGGCAACCGCAAGGACCTTGTCAGTTAGTGATTGGTATAGGTATTAATTTACAAATGCCTGAGAGTTTTAGCCAACATATAGACCAAGCGTGGACCGACTTAAATCAACATACTCAAAAGCTTGATAAAAACCAGCTGGTGGCGTCACTTACTTATCATTTAGAGCAGCGTTTAGTGCAGTATCGTCAAACTGGCTTACAAGATATGTATGAGCAATGGAATTCGCTTAATGCGTTTGCTGGCGATTATGTTGAGCTAAATACAGGACACCGAAGCTGGCGTGGAATATGCGAAGGTATTGACCCACAAGGTGGAATACGAATTCGCCAAGATGGTGAAGTAAAAAGTTATTACGGTGGGGAAGTCTCCCTCAGAAAGGCGCAAGTATGA
- a CDS encoding type III pantothenate kinase: protein MRLLIDVGNTSLKAVLWHNEQAQPADINNLPWLQITEVIYACVGRSDLLNDILAQAASNNITCFEAKVTKTLGDLVCAYEHVGNLGIDRWLALIAGFTLYPNKACIVVDAGTATTIDVLDSEGLHLGGWILPGLDLMTSSLTQNTQRVFDDGKTPFTNELGKNTPNGLKNGALVATIGAIEQAKLNLTAQKTEQATQIIFAGGYGSLLQQQFAGSIFDSLLVMKGLNYWYELTETV from the coding sequence ATGAGATTACTGATCGACGTAGGAAATACATCACTAAAAGCTGTGCTGTGGCATAACGAGCAAGCACAACCAGCAGATATAAATAACCTACCTTGGTTGCAAATAACCGAAGTGATTTATGCGTGCGTAGGGCGCAGTGATTTACTAAACGATATTCTTGCGCAAGCGGCTAGCAATAATATTACTTGCTTTGAAGCCAAGGTAACCAAAACGCTTGGAGATCTTGTATGCGCTTACGAGCATGTGGGTAACTTAGGCATAGACAGGTGGCTTGCGCTTATTGCAGGCTTTACGTTATATCCAAATAAAGCATGTATTGTTGTTGATGCGGGTACTGCGACAACAATTGATGTGCTTGATAGTGAAGGCCTACATTTGGGTGGCTGGATTTTACCCGGGCTTGATTTAATGACCTCATCGCTTACACAAAACACCCAACGTGTTTTTGATGACGGTAAAACACCGTTTACTAATGAACTGGGTAAAAACACGCCAAATGGTTTAAAAAACGGTGCCTTAGTGGCAACCATCGGGGCAATTGAGCAAGCTAAGCTGAATTTAACGGCTCAAAAAACAGAACAAGCAACACAAATTATTTTTGCTGGTGGCTATGGCTCACTATTACAGCAGCAATTTGCAGGAAGTATTTTTGATTCATTGCTCGTAATGAAGGGATTGAATTATTGGTACGAATTAACCGAAACAGTATAA
- the tuf gene encoding elongation factor Tu — protein sequence MAKEKFERVKPHVNVGTIGHVDHGKTTLTAAITNVLAKVYGGVAKDFASIDNAPEERERGITISTSHVEYDTPSRHYAHVDCPGHADYVKNMITGAAQMDGAILVVAATDGPMPQTREHILLSRQVGVPYIIVFMNKCDMVDDEELLELVEMEVRELLSEYDFPGDDLPLIAGSALKALEGEKEWEDKIVELANALDTYIPEPERDIDKPFIMPIEDVFSIQGRGTVVTGRVEAGIIRINDEVEIVGINDTTRSTCTGVEMFRKLLDEGRAGENIGALLRGTKREDVERGQVLAKPGSINPHTTFTSEVYVLSKDEGGRHTPFFKGYRPQFYFRTTDVTGDVQLPDGVEMVMPGDNIKMTVTLIAPIAMDEGLRFAIREGGRTVGAGVVATIVA from the coding sequence ATGGCAAAAGAAAAGTTTGAACGCGTAAAACCGCACGTAAACGTTGGTACAATTGGCCACGTTGACCACGGTAAAACTACACTAACTGCAGCAATCACTAACGTACTTGCAAAAGTATACGGCGGTGTTGCTAAAGATTTCGCATCAATCGACAACGCTCCAGAAGAGCGCGAACGTGGTATCACTATTTCAACGTCTCACGTTGAATACGATACTCCTTCACGTCACTACGCACACGTAGATTGTCCTGGTCACGCCGATTATGTTAAAAACATGATCACTGGTGCTGCTCAAATGGACGGCGCGATCTTAGTAGTTGCTGCGACTGATGGCCCTATGCCACAAACGCGTGAGCACATCCTTCTTTCTCGTCAAGTTGGCGTTCCTTACATCATCGTGTTCATGAACAAATGTGACATGGTAGATGACGAAGAGCTACTTGAACTAGTAGAAATGGAAGTTCGTGAACTTCTTTCAGAATACGATTTCCCAGGTGATGACTTACCTCTAATTGCTGGTTCTGCGCTTAAAGCGTTAGAAGGCGAGAAAGAGTGGGAAGATAAGATTGTTGAGCTTGCAAACGCACTTGATACTTACATCCCAGAGCCAGAGCGTGACATCGATAAGCCATTCATCATGCCTATCGAAGACGTTTTCTCAATCCAGGGTCGTGGTACAGTTGTAACTGGTCGTGTTGAAGCTGGTATCATCCGCATCAATGACGAAGTAGAAATTGTTGGTATCAATGATACAACTCGTTCTACTTGTACTGGTGTTGAAATGTTCCGTAAGCTTCTAGACGAAGGTCGTGCTGGCGAAAACATCGGCGCACTTCTACGTGGTACTAAGCGTGAAGACGTTGAACGTGGTCAAGTACTAGCTAAGCCTGGTTCAATCAACCCACATACTACATTCACTTCAGAAGTATACGTACTTTCGAAAGATGAAGGTGGTCGTCATACTCCATTCTTCAAAGGTTACCGTCCACAGTTCTACTTCCGTACAACTGACGTAACTGGTGACGTACAGTTACCAGATGGCGTAGAAATGGTAATGCCTGGTGATAACATCAAGATGACAGTAACTCTAATCGCACCAATCGCGATGGATGAAGGTCTTCGTTTTGCTATCCGTGAAGGTGGTCGTACTGTAGGTGCTGGTGTTGTAGCAACTATCGTAGCGTAA
- a CDS encoding dipeptidase: MIKLSTLVVAISLALTSQAQAEQTITASDKAIKLAKDTILIDTHIDVPYRIHESWVDVTKATTDGDFDYPRAVKGGLNAPFMSIYIPAHLEFEGKGKSYQLANQMIDSMEAIAQRAPDKFAIASSSTDIEEQFKQGKLSIAMGMENGSPIEGDMKNLQHFYDRGIRYITLAHSQSNHISDSSYDIRRKWKGLSPFGKELVTEMNNIGMLIDVSHISDDAFYQVMDLSKTPVIASHSSLRKYTPGFERNMNDDMLLALKENGGVIQINFGSSFVTAKAGSWGKQLKSTKESVKKDGTKLSKDFDAAYRAKNPYPFASLEQVLDHIDHVVELIGIDYVGIGSDYDGVGDSLPIGLKDVSSYPNLVQGLMDRDYSDKDIKKILSGNLLRVLKQAEEYAKKH, translated from the coding sequence ATGATAAAACTCAGCACTCTAGTGGTAGCCATATCACTAGCTTTAACTAGCCAAGCCCAAGCAGAACAAACAATAACAGCATCTGACAAGGCAATTAAACTCGCTAAAGACACCATTTTAATTGATACCCATATCGACGTACCTTATCGAATTCACGAAAGCTGGGTTGATGTAACTAAAGCGACAACTGATGGCGATTTTGACTACCCTCGCGCTGTAAAAGGCGGTTTAAATGCCCCATTTATGTCGATTTATATTCCTGCGCATTTGGAATTTGAAGGTAAAGGAAAAAGCTACCAGCTAGCCAATCAAATGATTGATAGTATGGAAGCCATAGCCCAGCGCGCACCCGATAAGTTTGCTATTGCTAGCTCAAGCACTGATATAGAAGAGCAATTTAAACAAGGTAAGCTTTCTATAGCCATGGGTATGGAAAACGGCTCTCCTATTGAAGGGGATATGAAAAACCTTCAGCACTTTTACGACCGTGGCATTCGCTACATTACGCTAGCGCACTCGCAAAGCAACCATATTTCGGACTCGTCTTACGATATACGCCGTAAATGGAAAGGCTTAAGCCCATTTGGTAAAGAGCTTGTCACTGAAATGAATAATATTGGTATGCTAATCGATGTATCGCATATTTCTGATGATGCGTTTTATCAGGTTATGGATCTATCTAAAACACCCGTAATTGCCTCACATTCATCACTTCGTAAATACACGCCTGGCTTTGAGCGTAATATGAATGACGATATGCTATTGGCACTTAAAGAAAATGGCGGCGTTATTCAAATTAACTTTGGCTCAAGCTTTGTTACCGCTAAAGCAGGCAGTTGGGGCAAGCAGTTAAAAAGCACAAAAGAGTCCGTTAAAAAAGACGGCACTAAATTAAGCAAAGATTTTGATGCTGCATACCGTGCTAAAAACCCATACCCATTTGCAAGCCTTGAGCAGGTGCTTGACCATATTGATCACGTAGTTGAGCTAATTGGTATTGATTATGTAGGTATTGGCTCTGATTATGATGGAGTTGGCGATTCATTACCTATCGGTTTAAAAGATGTATCTAGCTACCCTAATCTTGTTCAAGGTTTAATGGACAGAGATTACAGCGACAAAGACATTAAAAAGATTCTTAGCGGTAATTTATTAAGAGTTTTAAAACAAGCTGAAGAGTATGCTAAAAAGCATTAA
- a CDS encoding YheU family protein → MIIPFEQLDKDTLYNLIESYVLREGTDYGEVEASIESKVNQVKLQLKNGEAMVFFSELHESVTIISKGEFKALQSEEHQAEAFD, encoded by the coding sequence ATGATTATCCCTTTTGAACAACTCGATAAAGATACACTATACAACCTAATAGAAAGCTACGTACTGCGCGAAGGCACCGATTATGGCGAAGTAGAAGCAAGCATCGAATCTAAAGTTAACCAAGTTAAGCTTCAGCTTAAAAATGGCGAAGCAATGGTGTTTTTCTCTGAATTACATGAGTCAGTTACTATTATTTCTAAGGGCGAATTTAAAGCGCTGCAAAGTGAAGAGCATCAAGCAGAGGCGTTTGATTAA
- a CDS encoding hydrolase, with product MISQFKPAWWMTNRHVQTIMPRFFRPFHHTRYELEQLDTPDGDFIELAWSLPHNETAPLAVVLHGLEGNINSFYAKGMMKALKKQGYAVVLMHFRNCSTEVNRLPRAYHSGDTADLAFFINHLKLQFPERTMVAVGFSLGGNVLAKYLGEQSQACPLSAAAVVSAPYDLSSSSDVIRKSLGKIYQKYLLDRMKKSMQRKLPQIKQQISLTPKQLMKIDDLLEFDNQLTAPLHGFENAHDYYRKASAMPYLKDIAIPTLIIHAKDDPMLSIKAVPSRQDVSEHVTLRISDKGGHVGFISGKNPFKPIFWLEKAVPCYFGQHVLGNANKEQL from the coding sequence ATGATCTCTCAGTTCAAACCAGCATGGTGGATGACCAATCGTCACGTTCAAACCATAATGCCGCGTTTTTTCCGCCCATTTCACCACACTCGCTACGAACTTGAGCAACTTGATACACCTGATGGTGACTTTATTGAGCTCGCATGGTCACTTCCACATAACGAAACCGCTCCACTTGCCGTTGTTTTACATGGCCTTGAGGGCAATATAAATAGCTTTTATGCCAAAGGCATGATGAAGGCGTTAAAAAAGCAAGGATATGCAGTTGTGCTTATGCACTTTAGAAATTGCTCAACTGAAGTAAATCGCCTGCCACGTGCTTATCACAGCGGTGACACCGCCGATTTAGCCTTTTTTATAAATCACTTAAAGCTGCAATTTCCTGAGCGCACTATGGTCGCTGTAGGTTTTTCGTTAGGCGGTAACGTACTGGCCAAATACTTAGGTGAACAATCACAAGCATGCCCACTAAGTGCTGCAGCGGTGGTATCTGCTCCTTATGATTTGTCGTCATCAAGCGATGTTATTCGTAAAAGCTTAGGTAAAATTTACCAAAAATATCTGCTCGATCGCATGAAAAAATCAATGCAGCGAAAGCTGCCACAAATTAAGCAGCAAATTTCACTAACACCAAAACAGTTAATGAAAATTGACGATTTATTAGAGTTTGATAATCAGTTAACAGCCCCTCTGCATGGTTTTGAAAACGCACACGATTACTATCGCAAAGCCAGTGCAATGCCGTACTTAAAAGATATCGCTATACCTACACTTATTATTCATGCCAAAGACGACCCTATGCTCTCAATTAAGGCCGTACCAAGTAGGCAAGACGTAAGTGAGCATGTTACGCTGCGCATCTCTGACAAAGGCGGACACGTTGGTTTTATTAGCGGTAAAAATCCGTTTAAGCCTATATTTTGGTTAGAGAAAGCCGTGCCATGCTATTTTGGGCAACATGTTTTAGGCAACGCAAACAAAGAGCAATTATGA
- a CDS encoding IS3 family transposase (programmed frameshift): MRRRFTQEFKVQAVEKALSQCDDVRLEDIALDLGIGYSTLQRWIALAKNHELETKNNGSHMTTEKRPHDWSLEERLNAIIECASLDEAALNEYCRAKGLYPHHIKQWKQDFAKGPSTKPVKSDSKQLKQEIKQLQKELNRKDKALAETAALLVPQKKSRCALGFQRGRLTSSTERHELIKLITDAQKSGARQEKACELLGLTARTIQRWIEADDMTDKRTSTIKRPPNRLTELEQQRIIKTVNSIEYGHLPPSKIVPKLLDKDVWIASESSFYRVMKSHKLLTHREKVKPNKKIKKPKALRATRVNEIYTWDITYLPTAVKGQFLYLYLVMDIYSRKIVGWQVHDTQLSTLAADLMVDICRREQVKPEQVTLHSDNGSPMKGATLLATLQELGIVPSFSRPSVSNDNPYSESLFKTLKYRPEYPEKAFESMGSARKWVSGFVDWYNDEHLHSGIKFVTPNQRHLGLDKAILAKRHQVNEMAKLQNPSRWSGKSRDWTMINEVNLNPEKKEAMRAA; encoded by the exons ATGAGACGTCGATTTACACAAGAATTTAAAGTTCAAGCTGTTGAAAAAGCATTATCTCAATGTGATGATGTTCGCCTAGAAGATATTGCGCTTGATTTAGGCATCGGTTATTCAACCTTGCAACGATGGATCGCGCTTGCTAAAAACCATGAACTTGAAACTAAAAATAATGGTAGTCACATGACAACAGAAAAACGCCCTCATGACTGGAGCTTAGAAGAAAGGCTTAACGCCATTATTGAATGTGCGAGTTTAGATGAAGCAGCTCTTAATGAATATTGCCGTGCTAAGGGGCTTTACCCGCATCATATTAAACAATGGAAGCAAGATTTTGCTAAAGGGCCTTCAACGAAGCCCGTAAAATCAGACAGTAAACAGCTCAAACAAGAAATTAAGCAGCTTCAAAAAGAGCTTAATCGTAAAGACAAAGCGTTAGCAGAAACAGCCGCCTTACTCGTAC CTCAAAAAAAAAGCAGATGCGCTTTGGGGTTTCAACGAGGACGATTAACCAGCTCAACTGAGCGTCATGAATTGATAAAGCTCATTACCGACGCGCAGAAATCAGGGGCAAGGCAAGAAAAAGCATGTGAGTTACTTGGTCTAACGGCAAGAACAATTCAACGCTGGATTGAAGCTGATGATATGACAGATAAGCGAACAAGTACGATAAAGCGACCACCTAACAGGCTAACTGAATTAGAGCAACAGCGTATAATTAAGACGGTTAATTCAATAGAATATGGGCATTTACCACCCAGCAAGATAGTCCCTAAACTATTGGATAAAGATGTGTGGATAGCATCAGAAAGCTCGTTTTATCGCGTTATGAAATCGCATAAATTATTAACACACAGAGAAAAAGTTAAACCAAATAAAAAGATAAAAAAGCCAAAAGCGCTCAGGGCAACACGTGTAAACGAAATTTATACATGGGATATCACGTATTTGCCAACAGCTGTTAAAGGTCAGTTTTTATACTTATATTTAGTGATGGATATTTATAGTCGAAAAATAGTTGGTTGGCAGGTTCATGACACACAACTAAGCACACTGGCGGCTGATTTAATGGTAGATATTTGCAGGCGAGAGCAGGTAAAGCCTGAGCAAGTCACGTTGCACTCGGATAATGGCAGTCCAATGAAAGGGGCAACGTTATTAGCGACATTGCAGGAGTTAGGTATTGTTCCTTCATTTAGCCGACCGTCTGTGAGTAATGATAATCCTTATTCTGAATCGCTATTTAAGACGTTAAAGTATCGCCCGGAATACCCTGAGAAAGCCTTTGAAAGCATGGGTAGCGCAAGAAAGTGGGTTAGCGGATTTGTTGATTGGTACAACGATGAGCACTTGCACAGCGGTATTAAATTTGTCACGCCAAACCAGCGTCATTTAGGATTAGATAAAGCGATACTAGCGAAACGTCATCAGGTAAATGAGATGGCGAAATTACAGAATCCAAGTCGTTGGTCAGGAAAGTCTCGAGATTGGACGATGATCAATGAAGTAAATTTAAATCCAGAGAAAAAAGAAGCAATGCGGGCGGCATAA
- a CDS encoding TIGR02444 family protein, with product MNLLNSDHFWQFACTLYAKPDQQTTLLALQNQQGKNVNLCLLLLYLDSLNLSINTQQLNELTQVVSEFDTYALQPLRAARSYLKANQNTISDYATIRAELLSAELKLEKQQQHMLIEAVNEFELIQHAEPNNIELYMKAT from the coding sequence ATGAACTTGCTCAATAGCGACCATTTTTGGCAGTTTGCGTGCACCTTGTACGCAAAGCCTGATCAACAAACAACCTTGCTGGCACTACAAAACCAGCAAGGAAAAAACGTTAATTTATGCTTATTGCTACTTTATTTAGACTCATTAAATTTAAGTATTAATACCCAACAGCTAAATGAGTTAACGCAAGTAGTTAGTGAATTTGATACTTATGCATTACAGCCTCTGCGCGCTGCTCGTAGCTATTTAAAAGCTAATCAGAATACGATAAGTGATTACGCCACAATACGCGCAGAGTTACTAAGCGCTGAGCTAAAGCTTGAAAAGCAACAGCAACATATGTTGATTGAAGCAGTAAATGAGTTTGAATTAATCCAGCATGCAGAACCAAACAATATTGAGCTGTATATGAAAGCCACTTAG
- a CDS encoding ATP-binding cassette domain-containing protein produces MIQISEIELLRGGKALLKNASATLFPEHKVGLVGANGCGKSTLFGLLKSELQLDAGNCSIPKDWSIASVKQETPALEISAIDYVLQGHPEYYAMRIALREAEKNNDGDTQAKVHIQLENIKGYSIESTAGELLHGLGFANNLIKNPVSSFSGGWRMRLNLAQALIRDADLLLLDEPTNHLDLDAVYWLERFLRAYTGTLVLISHDREFLDAVVDQIWHVDKQLINVYKGNYSQFERQKAERLLQQQAMFDKQQDQIAHLEQFITRFKAKASKAKQAQSRVKALERMEKLAPAHADSPFNFEFAEPKALPNPLMTIDKAKAGYGDVTILNNIELNLVPGSRIALLGRNGAGKSTLIKLLSGDLEPQAGEVIQHHGLNIGYFAQHQLESLDLKASAITHIQRLDPKATEQSLRDFLGGFAFIGDKALEPVAPFSGGEKARLVLAMLVYQKPNLLLLDEPTNHLDLEMRHALVMALQGFEGAMVTVSHDRHMLKNTADEFYLVDNGKVTQFGYDLDAYYQWLLNANKEAVKAQQTDEPKANPGVNRKEQKRLEAEFRKATQPLKKQIEKLEKQLDKFTAELSEVEVTLGDNELYNDDNKAKLKELLAKQATLTPKLNEVEEELLMALEEMEEKEQAFADELAQ; encoded by the coding sequence ATGATCCAAATCTCAGAAATAGAACTACTTCGTGGCGGTAAAGCCTTATTAAAAAACGCATCAGCTACATTATTCCCAGAGCACAAAGTAGGCCTTGTTGGCGCTAATGGCTGCGGAAAATCAACGTTATTTGGTTTACTAAAATCAGAACTGCAACTAGATGCCGGTAACTGCAGCATTCCAAAAGATTGGTCTATTGCCTCTGTTAAGCAAGAGACACCTGCACTTGAAATAAGCGCGATTGATTATGTACTTCAAGGCCACCCAGAATACTACGCAATGCGTATAGCACTGCGTGAGGCCGAAAAAAACAACGATGGCGACACACAAGCCAAAGTACATATTCAGCTTGAAAATATTAAAGGCTACAGCATTGAGTCAACCGCCGGTGAGCTATTACACGGCTTAGGCTTTGCCAATAACCTAATAAAAAACCCTGTAAGCTCGTTTTCGGGTGGTTGGCGTATGCGTTTAAACCTTGCCCAAGCATTAATACGCGACGCCGATTTACTATTACTCGATGAGCCAACAAATCACCTTGATTTAGATGCCGTTTATTGGCTTGAACGATTTTTGCGTGCTTATACCGGCACCCTTGTACTTATATCGCATGACCGTGAGTTTTTAGATGCGGTGGTTGATCAAATTTGGCACGTAGATAAGCAACTTATTAACGTGTACAAAGGTAACTACTCGCAGTTTGAACGCCAAAAAGCAGAGCGCTTGCTACAACAACAAGCGATGTTTGATAAGCAACAAGATCAAATTGCACACTTAGAGCAATTTATAACGCGCTTTAAAGCAAAAGCCAGTAAAGCTAAACAAGCACAAAGCCGTGTAAAAGCACTGGAACGCATGGAAAAACTAGCGCCAGCACATGCCGACTCGCCATTTAACTTTGAGTTTGCAGAGCCAAAAGCATTACCAAACCCACTAATGACAATAGATAAAGCCAAAGCGGGTTATGGTGACGTCACTATTTTAAATAATATAGAGCTAAACCTTGTACCAGGTAGCCGAATTGCTTTACTTGGTCGAAATGGCGCGGGTAAATCAACGTTAATTAAACTGCTTTCTGGTGATTTAGAGCCGCAAGCGGGCGAAGTTATTCAGCATCACGGATTAAATATTGGTTACTTTGCGCAGCATCAGCTGGAATCTCTTGATTTAAAAGCCAGTGCAATAACGCACATACAACGACTAGACCCAAAAGCCACTGAACAATCACTACGTGACTTTTTAGGTGGTTTTGCCTTTATTGGCGATAAAGCACTTGAGCCTGTAGCCCCGTTTTCGGGCGGCGAAAAAGCACGTTTAGTACTTGCCATGTTGGTATATCAAAAGCCAAACTTATTATTACTGGATGAGCCAACCAACCACCTTGATTTAGAGATGCGCCATGCACTTGTTATGGCACTACAAGGCTTTGAAGGCGCTATGGTTACCGTTTCGCATGATCGCCATATGCTTAAAAATACTGCCGATGAGTTTTACTTAGTAGATAACGGCAAAGTAACCCAGTTTGGTTACGACTTAGATGCGTATTATCAATGGTTACTTAACGCGAATAAAGAAGCGGTTAAAGCGCAGCAAACCGACGAGCCTAAAGCAAACCCAGGCGTTAACCGAAAAGAGCAAAAGCGCTTAGAGGCTGAATTTAGAAAAGCCACTCAGCCACTTAAAAAGCAAATTGAAAAGCTTGAAAAGCAACTCGATAAATTTACCGCCGAATTAAGTGAAGTTGAAGTGACCTTAGGTGATAACGAACTCTACAACGACGACAACAAAGCCAAGCTTAAAGAGTTATTAGCCAAGCAAGCAACCCTTACGCCTAAGCTTAACGAAGTTGAAGAAGAGCTACTTATGGCACTTGAAGAAATGGAAGAAAAAGAGCAGGCATTCGCCGATGAACTTGCTCAATAG
- a CDS encoding YheV family putative zinc ribbon protein, with amino-acid sequence MRQKKRFIAGASCPDCKAMDTMMLYREHDVEKVECVECGHKMAQPDNAVQASTRQFEQVIGVFKPGD; translated from the coding sequence GTGAGACAAAAGAAGCGATTTATTGCTGGTGCATCGTGCCCTGACTGCAAAGCCATGGATACTATGATGCTATACAGAGAACATGATGTTGAAAAAGTAGAGTGTGTTGAGTGTGGTCATAAAATGGCGCAACCCGATAACGCTGTTCAGGCGTCTACTCGTCAATTTGAACAAGTAATTGGTGTATTTAAACCGGGCGACTAA
- a CDS encoding SlyX family protein → MNTIEHRLMELEAKVAFQDETIEVLNDEIKVHQQLLAKMKRQTELLAEKIKESQSSSSMMSEAPEPPPPHY, encoded by the coding sequence ATGAACACAATTGAACATCGCTTAATGGAACTTGAAGCCAAAGTGGCTTTTCAAGACGAAACAATTGAAGTCTTAAATGATGAAATAAAAGTGCACCAGCAACTGTTAGCAAAAATGAAACGCCAAACTGAGCTGCTAGCAGAAAAAATTAAAGAGTCGCAGTCATCATCGTCTATGATGTCTGAAGCACCTGAGCCGCCTCCACCGCATTACTAA